Genomic window (Spirosoma sp. KCTC 42546):
ACTCCGTGATACCTTCGACGGATGCGACTTTGGTGATGCGTTCGGGTAAGGCAACCCCTGTTGGAGTCCTTTGTGCGGAACTAAGGGAGCTGTTACCAACGAGCAACAGAGCGGCCAGCGCAACCATGCGGTGCCAACTGGCCTGAATCCCTGTGATAGGGAAAAGGGGCATGTGCATAACTATACGGTTAGATAGGGTAAGGTGAACTAGGCGTATAGTTACTGACAAATCAGAGTAATGTCAACGTTTCCATGGGATAGATTAACAAAAATTAAGATATGCACTAGTACCCAGTTCGTTCACCCCTCAATCCAGTGCCGGAAAGCACCCGATTTCTCCTTACTGACGACTAGTTCAAGCTTGTCGTTCGGATTTTTAAGGACGACAATGAGTTTCTGACTTTCATGCGGTCTGTATCCCGATACGGCATCGAGACTGACTAAACACTGGCGATTGGCTCGAAAGAAACGGGCTGGATCAACCAATTCCTCTAATTCATCGAGCGTTTTGTAATCGGTGATTAGCTTTTTGCCTTCGTTTGTAAGCAGGTAAATCAGCTCGTTTCGCAGGAAGTAGGCTACCTGTTCCTGGGGCACCGAAATGATTTGACGGAGGTGATGTCCTGAAAATCGGCGTTTGTAGTGGTTGACAGGCGATTGTTCGGTAAGCTGACTCAGGAAATGCCTGAACTGATCATCAAAGCCAACAATCCCATTTGCCGACCAGCGATGGAATTTGGTTAGAGCTGCTTTAAGTTCTTCTGGATCAATGGGCTTAAGCAGGTAATCGAGGCTGTTGAGCTTGAACGCCCGAATAGCATATTCGTCGTAGGCCGTAGTGAAAATGATGGGAATATTCAGATTGATCTGCCGAAAAGCCTCAAAGCTTACACCATCCGAAAGCTGAATATCCGAAATGACGAGGTCGGGAAAGGGCTTACCTGATGAACGAATAGTAGTGAAATAATCACAAATCCCCTGTACGCTAGCCAGCGGGCCCTCGATAGTAGCGCCTGGTTCCAACTGCCGAACTAACTTCAGGAGTTGCCGGGCAATAAGCGGTTCATCTTCAATGAGGAGAATGGTCATACAGGTTTACGGTTTACAGTATTTGGTTTACGGTATTCGGTTTACGGTGGGCTGGCGCGTCAGCCTTTTGTTGCGTCAGCCCACCGTAAACCGAATACTGTAAACCTATTTATTGTACAGACAGTAAGGGGATTCGTACCCCAAAAATGCCTTCCTTTTCATCAACCTCAACCGGGTTTGGCCCCAGATAACTGTACAAGAGTTTCAGATTTTCCAGCCCCTGTCCATTAGACGTACCTACCTGCCGTTTTTGCTGAATCGGGTTCGATACCTCAATATAGCCATCGTGCGTGCTGATTGTAACCGTTAACGGGCGGGCCTCATTCACGACGTTATGCTT
Coding sequences:
- a CDS encoding LytTR family DNA-binding domain-containing protein, which translates into the protein MTILLIEDEPLIARQLLKLVRQLEPGATIEGPLASVQGICDYFTTIRSSGKPFPDLVISDIQLSDGVSFEAFRQINLNIPIIFTTAYDEYAIRAFKLNSLDYLLKPIDPEELKAALTKFHRWSANGIVGFDDQFRHFLSQLTEQSPVNHYKRRFSGHHLRQIISVPQEQVAYFLRNELIYLLTNEGKKLITDYKTLDELEELVDPARFFRANRQCLVSLDAVSGYRPHESQKLIVVLKNPNDKLELVVSKEKSGAFRHWIEG